From a single Equus asinus isolate D_3611 breed Donkey chromosome 2, EquAss-T2T_v2, whole genome shotgun sequence genomic region:
- the ZNF106 gene encoding zinc finger protein 106 isoform X3 translates to MVRERKCILCHIVYSSKKEMDEHMRSMLHHRELENLKGRDSSHECRVCGVTEVGLSAYAKHISGQLHKDNVDAQEREDDGKGEEEEEDYFDKELVQLIKQRKEQSRQDEPSNSSQEINSDDRRPQWRREDRIPYQDRESYSQPAWHHRGPPQREWKWEKDGFNNTRKNNFSHSLRNSGGPRGCSGWHKGVAGGSSTWFHNHGNSGGGWHSNSGTVDWNHSGTGRNSSWHSEGTGGFSSWHVNSSNGNWKSSVRSTNSWNYTGPGDKFQPGRNRNSNCQMEDMTMLWNKKSKSNKYNQERYTWQRQENDKVGTVATYRGPSEEFTSDKFLSEGLLDFNFEQLESQTTKQTDTIPSKIGGKNGSVAREKLRRWTPYPSQKTLDLQSGMKEVTGNKSEMIDKPLFDFSLTNSRAQEPQINETNNSPTRKTQRETHTGSLNHKAASDCTASYEVARECPITEKPEQEHNLNKIPLLKSPLLPIPVTKSVPQKQELKNPSKNTKTNSFFPGEHSTPLNKPTVEDNHGPSYISKLRSSGPHVSKGNKSIFGTQREPDENLSDTLQKAKEVLQCHESLQNPLLSASKKTRNYAKADRNVEESEKGSLKIEFQVHALQDESDGEISDTEKHGTKIGTLGSATTEVLSCSAHTADEKEGEDQNLNTSRKLSTSPCSSAVPQKESELQMTSAASPHSGLLLELKSSLEDAQADDPVKSHAPYETEGFESTSLDAELQKSDMGQPSGPLLPELSKLGFPASLQRDLTRHISLKSKTGAHLPEPNLNSARRIRNISGHRKSETEKESGLKPTLRQILNASRRNVNWEQVIQQVTKKKQELGKGLPRFGIEMVPLVQNEQEVLDLDGEPDLSNLEGFHWEGVSISSSPGLARKRSLSESSVIMDRAPSVYSFFSEEGTGKENEPQQIFSPSNSLRAAQSQKTTMDLKQEVTPLAASLRTGERAENVATRRRHSAQLSSDHTVPLMHLAKDLNSQESSTSPSENQNAQESNGEGNSLSSNASSALAVSSLADAATDSSCTSGAEQNDSQSIRKKRRATGDGSSPELPSLERKNKRRKIKGKKERSQVDQLLNISLREEELSKSLQCMDNNLLQARAALQTAYVEVQRLLMLKQQITMEMSALRTHRIQILQGLQETYEPSERPDQVPCSPTREQRKSRSQTSADAMLLPTPFFPVFLEPPSSHVSPSPFRVTTSPAFQAHGVVPAPDSSVQIKQEPMSPEQDENVNAVSRGSVCNASKELLQANREINDSCPVYPVIAATLSLSELTESFHEPSQELKFSVEQGNARNRENIPSSQSAGLPSISKEDEEPAKGNSGSEACTSSFPRLSFASETPLEKEPHSPADQPEQQAESTLTSAETRGNKKKKKLRKKKTLRAAHVPENSDTEQDVFSAKPVRKVKTGKSTKGGKVTTSTWEDSRTGPEQESVRDEPDSDSSLEVLEIPNPQLEVVAIDSSESGEEKPDSPSKKDIWNSTEQNLIETSRSGCDEVSSTSEIGTRYKDGIPVSVAETQTVISSIKGSKNSSEISSEPGDDDEPTEGSFEGHQAAVNAIQIFGNLLYTCSADKTVRAYNLVSRKCIGVFEGHTSKVNCLLVTQTSGKNAALYTGSSDHTIRCYNVKTRECVEQLQLEDRVLCLHSRWRILYAGLANGTVVTFNIKNNKRLEIFECHGPRAVSCLATAQEGARKLLVVGSYDCTISVRDARNGLLLRTLEGHSKTILCMKVVNDLVFSGSSDQSVHAHNIHTGELVRIYKGHNHAVTVVNILGKVMVTACLDKFVRVYELQSHDRLQVYGGHKDMIMCMTIHKSMIYTGCYDGSIQSVRLNLMQNYRCWWHGCSLIFGVVDHLKQHLLTDHTNPNFQTLKCRWKNCDAFFTARKGSKQDAAGHIERHAEDDSKIDS, encoded by the exons GGACAGTAGTCATGAGTGCCGAGTGTGCGGGGTCACAGAAGTGGGTCTCTCTGCATATGCAAAGCACATTTCTGGCCAGTTGCACAAAGATAACGTTGATGCCCAGGAAAGAGAAGATGATggaaagggagaagaagaggaagaagattatTTTGACAAGGAGCTCGTTCAgttaataaaacaaaggaaagaacaaagtcG ACAAGATGAACCTTCCAATAGCAGCCAAGAAATAAACTCTGATGACAGGCGACCCCAATGGAGACGAGAAGACCGAATCCCTTACCAAGACAGAGAGAGCTACAGTCAGCCAGCATGGCATCATCGTGGACCTCCTCAGCGGGAATGGAAATGGGAGAAAGATGGCTTTAATAATACTAGGAAAAACAACTTTTCACATTCTTTGAGGAATAGTGGTGGACCAAGAGGATGTTCCGGGTGGCATAAGGGTGTTGCAGGAGGCTCTTCAACTTGGTTTCACAACCATGGTAATTCTGGAGGTGGTTGGCATTCAAATAGTGGAACAGTAGATTGGAATCATAGTGGTACAGGAAGGAATTCCAGTTGGCATTCTGAAGGAACAGGTGGCTTTTCCAGTTGGCATGTGAACAGCAGTAACGGAAACTGGAAATCCAGTGTACGTAGCACAAATAGTTGGAATTACACTGGCCCTGGAGACAAATTTCAACCAGGCAGAAACAGAAATTCTAACTGTCAAATGGAAGACATGACTATGCTATGGAACAAGAAATCTAAGTCCAACAAATACAATCAAGAGAGATATACTTGGCAGAGGCAAGAAAATGACAAAGTTGGTACAGTTGCCACATATAGAGGTCCTTCTGAAGAATTTACAAGTGATAAATTTCTTTCAGAAGGCTTACTCGACTTCAATTTTGAGCAGCTGGAAAGCCAAACCACTAAACAAACAGACACCATACCTTCCAAAATTGGTGGGAAGAATGGCAGTGTAGCAAGGGAAAAGCTCCGTCGCTGGACTCCTTACCCTTCCCAGAAGACTCTGGATTTACagtcaggaatgaaagaagtcaCTGGTAACAAGTCAGAAATGATCGATAAGCCTTTGTTTGATTTTAGCTTGACAAACTCAAGAGCACAAGAGCCccaaatcaatgaaacaaataatTCCCCAACGCGGAAAACTCAAAGAGAAACACATACAGGATCTCTTAATCACAAAGCCGCTTCTGACTGCACTGCTTCCTATGAGGTGGCGAGAGAATGCCCCATTACAGAAAAACCTGAACAAGAGCATAACTTAAATAAGATACCATTATTAAAATCCCCACTCCTTCCAATTCCAGTCACTAAATCAGTTCCTCAAAAGCAAGAGCTAAAGAATCCCTCAAAAAATACCAAGAcgaattctttttttcctggagaaCACTCAACTCCCTTGAACAAACCCACTGTGGAAGACAATCATGGTCCTTCTTACATATCCAAATTGCGAAGTTCAGGTCCTCATGTTTCAAAAGGGAATAAAAGTATATTTGGCACTCAAAGGGAACCTGATGAAAATTTAAGTGATACGTTACAAAAAGCCAAAGAGGTGCTACAGTGTCATGAATCGTTGCAAAATCCACTTCTCAGCGCTTCTAAAAAGACCAGGAACTATGCAAAAGCAGATAGGAATGTAGAAGAATCTGAGAAAGGATCTTTGAAGATTGAGTTTCAAGTACACGCATTACAAGATGAAAGTGATGGGGAGATATCTGACACGGAAAAGCATGGAACGAAAATTGGAACCCTGGGTTCTGCAACTACAGAAGTTTTATCCTGCAGTGCTCACACTGCTGATGAGAAAGAGGGGGAAGACCAAAACCTGAACACATCTAGAAAACTATCCACTTCCCCATGTAGTTCGGCAGTTCCCCAGAAAGAATCTGAGTTACAAATGACATCTGCAGCCAGTCCACACTCCGGCTTACTGCTAGAGTTGAAAAGCTCTCTAGAAGATGCACAGGCTGATGACCCTGTAAAATCTCATGCACCTTATGAAACAGAAGGCTTTGAGAGCACGAGCTTGGATGCAGAGCTTCAAAAAAGCGATATGGGTCAGCCCTCAGGCCCCCTGCTGCCTGAACTGAGTAAGCTTGGCTTTCCTGCCTCGCTCCAGAGAGATCTAACCCGGCACATTAGTTTGAAGAGCAAAACTGGAGCACACCTGCCAGAGCCAAACCTCAATAGTGCTCGCCGCATTCGCAATATTAGTGGTCATCGAaagagtgagacagagaaggagTCTGGGCTAAAGCCAACCCTTCGGCAGATTCTAAATGCGTCTCGGAGAAATGTCAACTGGGAACAGGTCATTCAGCAAGTAACCAAGAAAAAGCAAGAGCTAGGCAAAGGCTTACCCAG gtTTGGCATAGAAATGGTGCCTCTAGTTCAAAATGAACAAGAGGTCTTGGATTTGGATGGGGAACCTGATTTGTCCAATCTAGAAGGATTCCACTGGGAAggtgtttccatttcttcatcccCTGGGTTGGCAAGGAAGCGAAGCCTTTCTGAGAGCAGCGTCATCATGGACAGGGCTCCTTCTGTGTATAGCTTCTTCAGTGAGGAAGGTACAGGCAAAGAAAATGAGCCGCAACAGATTTTTTCACCCAGTAACTCACTGAGGGCTGCACAGAGTCAAAAAACAACCATGGACCTCAAGCAGGAAGTGACACCTCTGGCTGCCTCCTTAAGAACAGGTGAAAGGGCTGAAAATGTTGCTACTCGACGGCGACATAGTGCACAGTTATCCTCTGACCATACAGTTCCTTTGATGCATttggcaaaagacctgaacagccAGGAGAGTTCTACATCACCGTCAGAGAATCAGAATGCCCAGGAGAGTAATGGAGAAGGAAACTCTTTATCATCAAATGCATCCTCAGCCCTTGCAGTCTCCAGTTTGGCAGATGCAGCCACAGATAGTAGCTGTACCTCTGGTGCTGAACAAAATGATAGTCAGAGTATTAGAAAGAAACGAAGAGCCACTGGA GATGGATCTTCTCCTGAACTCCCAAGtcttgagagaaaaaataaaagaaggaaaattaaaggaaaaaagg AACGTTCTCAGGTTGACCAGCTGCTGAATATTTCCTTAAGGGAGGAAGAACTAAGCAAATCGTTGCAGTGCATGGATAACAACCTTCTGCAAGCCCGTGCAGCCCTTCAGACAGCGTATGTTGAAGTTCAGAGATTACTTATGCTCAAGCAGCAG ataactATGGAGATGAGTGCACTGAGGACCCACAGAATACAGATTCTGCAGGGATTACAAG AAACATATGAACCTTCTGAGCGCCCAGACCAGGTTCCCTGTAGCCCTACACGAGAACAAAGGAAGAGTAGATCTCAAACATCTGCTGATGCCATGCTGCTGCCTACTCCCTTTTTCCCAGTTTTTCTGGAGCCTCCATCTTCTCATGTCTCTCCATCTCCTTTCCGAGTAACCACATCTCCTGCTTTCCAAGCCCATGGCGTGGTTCCCGCTCCAGACTCATCGGTTCAGATTAAACAAGAGCCCATGTCTCCTGAACAAGACGAGAATGTGAATGCTGTGTCACGAGGCTCTGTTTGCAATGCCTCCAAGGAATTACTGCAAGCCAATA GAGAGATCAATGACAGTTGTCCAGTTTATCCAGTTATTGCTGCAACGTTGTCCTTGTCAGAGCTAACAGAAAGTTTCCATGAGCCTAGCCAAGAACTGAAGTTTTCCGTGGAGCAGGGAAATgccagaaacagagaaaacattcCCTCTTCCCAATCAGCTGGTCTTCCTAGCATAAGTAAAGAAGACGAAGAGCCAGCCAAAGGTAACAGTGGGTCTGAAGCCTGTACCAGTTCTTTTCCAAGGTTGTCCTTTGCCTCAGAAACCCCTTTAGAGAAGGAGCCCCACTCTCCAGCTGACCAGCCTGAACAGCAGGCAGAGTCCACTCTGACATCAGCTGAAACTaggggaaacaagaaaaagaagaaactgaggaagaagaaaactctACGAGCTGCCCATGTTCCTGAGAACAGTGACACTGAACAGGACGTATTTTCTGCTAAGCCTGTGAGGAAAGTGAAAACTGGAAAGTCAACTAAAGGGGGGAAAGTCACAACCTCCACGTGGGAAGATAGCAGAACTGGCCCAGAACAAGAGAGTGTCAGAGATGAGCCGGATAGTGACTCATCTCTAGAAGTCCTAGAAATTCCTAATCCTCAGTTAGAAGTAGTAGCCATTGATTCTTCTGAATCTGGAGAAGAGAAACCAGACAGCCCATCTAAAAAGGATATTTGGAACTCCACAGAGCAAAATTTGATAGAAACTTCTCGTTCTGGTTGTGATGAAGTGAGCTCCACCAGTGAGATTGGCACACGTTATAAGGATGGCATCCCTGTAAG TGTGGCAGAAACTCAGACTGTGATCTCCTCCATAAAAGGATCAAAGAACTCCTCAG AAATATCTTCAGAGCCAGGAGATGATGATGAGCCCACAGAAGGGAGTTTTGAGGGGCACCAAGCTGCGGTGAATGCAATTCAGATATTTGGGAACTTACTGTATACCTGTTCAGCAGATAAAACTGTCCGAGCTTATAATCTGGTG AGTCGGAAGTGCATTGGTGTCTTTGAGGGTCATACCTCCAAAGTGAACTGCCTCCTGGTTACTCAAACCTCTGGGAAGAATGCTGCCCTTTACACTGGTTCCAGTGACCACACCATTCGCTGCTATAATGTTAAG ACACGAGAGTGTGTGGAGCAACTACAGCTGGAAGACCGGGTTCTCTGCCTCCACAGTAGGTGGCGAATCCTCTATGCAGGACTGGCAAATGGCACTGTGGTCACCTTCAACATAAAG AACAACAAACGACTTGAAATCTTTGAATGCCATGGCCCTCGGGCTGTCAGCTGTCTTGCCACAGCTCAGGAAGGCGCCCGAAAGCTGCTGGTTGTGGGGTCTTATGACTGCACCATTAGTGTACGTGATGCACGGAATGGACTCCTCCTTAGAACCCTGGAGGGCCACAGCAAAACCATTCTTTGCATGAAG GTGGTGAATGACCTTGTGTTCAGTGGCTCCAGCGATCAGTCAGTCCATGCCCACAACATCCAT ACTGGTGAGCTTGTACGGATCTATAAAGGTCACAATCATGCAGTGACTGTGGTGAACATCCTAGGAAAAGTGATGGTGACTGCTTGCCTGGATAAATTTGTTCGTGTCTACGAATTACAG TCCCATGATCGGTTGCAAGTTTATGGAGGACACAAAGACATGATTATGTGTATGACCATCCATAAAAGTATG ATTTATACTGGCTGTTATGATGGCAGTATTCAGTCCGTGAGGCTAAATCTGATGCAGAATTACCGCTGTTGG
- the ZNF106 gene encoding zinc finger protein 106 isoform X2: MCVALSASDLVTMVRERKCILCHIVYSSKKEMDEHMRSMLHHRELENLKGRDSSHECRVCGVTEVGLSAYAKHISGQLHKDNVDAQEREDDGKGEEEEEDYFDKELVQLIKQRKEQSRQDEPSNSSQEINSDDRRPQWRREDRIPYQDRESYSQPAWHHRGPPQREWKWEKDGFNNTRKNNFSHSLRNSGGPRGCSGWHKGVAGGSSTWFHNHGNSGGGWHSNSGTVDWNHSGTGRNSSWHSEGTGGFSSWHVNSSNGNWKSSVRSTNSWNYTGPGDKFQPGRNRNSNCQMEDMTMLWNKKSKSNKYNQERYTWQRQENDKVGTVATYRGPSEEFTSDKFLSEGLLDFNFEQLESQTTKQTDTIPSKIGGKNGSVAREKLRRWTPYPSQKTLDLQSGMKEVTGNKSEMIDKPLFDFSLTNSRAQEPQINETNNSPTRKTQRETHTGSLNHKAASDCTASYEVARECPITEKPEQEHNLNKIPLLKSPLLPIPVTKSVPQKQELKNPSKNTKTNSFFPGEHSTPLNKPTVEDNHGPSYISKLRSSGPHVSKGNKSIFGTQREPDENLSDTLQKAKEVLQCHESLQNPLLSASKKTRNYAKADRNVEESEKGSLKIEFQVHALQDESDGEISDTEKHGTKIGTLGSATTEVLSCSAHTADEKEGEDQNLNTSRKLSTSPCSSAVPQKESELQMTSAASPHSGLLLELKSSLEDAQADDPVKSHAPYETEGFESTSLDAELQKSDMGQPSGPLLPELSKLGFPASLQRDLTRHISLKSKTGAHLPEPNLNSARRIRNISGHRKSETEKESGLKPTLRQILNASRRNVNWEQVIQQVTKKKQELGKGLPRFGIEMVPLVQNEQEVLDLDGEPDLSNLEGFHWEGVSISSSPGLARKRSLSESSVIMDRAPSVYSFFSEEGTGKENEPQQIFSPSNSLRAAQSQKTTMDLKQEVTPLAASLRTGERAENVATRRRHSAQLSSDHTVPLMHLAKDLNSQESSTSPSENQNAQESNGEGNSLSSNASSALAVSSLADAATDSSCTSGAEQNDSQSIRKKRRATGDGSSPELPSLERKNKRRKIKGKKERSQVDQLLNISLREEELSKSLQCMDNNLLQARAALQTAYVEVQRLLMLKQQITMEMSALRTHRIQILQGLQETYEPSERPDQVPCSPTREQRKSRSQTSADAMLLPTPFFPVFLEPPSSHVSPSPFRVTTSPAFQAHGVVPAPDSSVQIKQEPMSPEQDENVNAVSRGSVCNASKELLQANREINDSCPVYPVIAATLSLSELTESFHEPSQELKFSVEQGNARNRENIPSSQSAGLPSISKEDEEPAKGNSGSEACTSSFPRLSFASETPLEKEPHSPADQPEQQAESTLTSAETRGNKKKKKLRKKKTLRAAHVPENSDTEQDVFSAKPVRKVKTGKSTKGGKVTTSTWEDSRTGPEQESVRDEPDSDSSLEVLEIPNPQLEVVAIDSSESGEEKPDSPSKKDIWNSTEQNLIETSRSGCDEVSSTSEIGTRYKDGIPVSVAETQTVISSIKGSKNSSEISSEPGDDDEPTEGSFEGHQAAVNAIQIFGNLLYTCSADKTVRAYNLVSRKCIGVFEGHTSKVNCLLVTQTSGKNAALYTGSSDHTIRCYNVKTRECVEQLQLEDRVLCLHSRWRILYAGLANGTVVTFNIKNNKRLEIFECHGPRAVSCLATAQEGARKLLVVGSYDCTISVRDARNGLLLRTLEGHSKTILCMKVVNDLVFSGSSDQSVHAHNIHTGELVRIYKGHNHAVTVVNILGKVMVTACLDKFVRVYELQSHDRLQVYGGHKDMIMCMTIHKSMIYTGCYDGSIQSVRLNLMQNYRCWWHGCSLIFGVVDHLKQHLLTDHTNPNFQTLKCRWKNCDAFFTARKGSKQDAAGHIERHAEDDSKIDS; encoded by the exons GGACAGTAGTCATGAGTGCCGAGTGTGCGGGGTCACAGAAGTGGGTCTCTCTGCATATGCAAAGCACATTTCTGGCCAGTTGCACAAAGATAACGTTGATGCCCAGGAAAGAGAAGATGATggaaagggagaagaagaggaagaagattatTTTGACAAGGAGCTCGTTCAgttaataaaacaaaggaaagaacaaagtcG ACAAGATGAACCTTCCAATAGCAGCCAAGAAATAAACTCTGATGACAGGCGACCCCAATGGAGACGAGAAGACCGAATCCCTTACCAAGACAGAGAGAGCTACAGTCAGCCAGCATGGCATCATCGTGGACCTCCTCAGCGGGAATGGAAATGGGAGAAAGATGGCTTTAATAATACTAGGAAAAACAACTTTTCACATTCTTTGAGGAATAGTGGTGGACCAAGAGGATGTTCCGGGTGGCATAAGGGTGTTGCAGGAGGCTCTTCAACTTGGTTTCACAACCATGGTAATTCTGGAGGTGGTTGGCATTCAAATAGTGGAACAGTAGATTGGAATCATAGTGGTACAGGAAGGAATTCCAGTTGGCATTCTGAAGGAACAGGTGGCTTTTCCAGTTGGCATGTGAACAGCAGTAACGGAAACTGGAAATCCAGTGTACGTAGCACAAATAGTTGGAATTACACTGGCCCTGGAGACAAATTTCAACCAGGCAGAAACAGAAATTCTAACTGTCAAATGGAAGACATGACTATGCTATGGAACAAGAAATCTAAGTCCAACAAATACAATCAAGAGAGATATACTTGGCAGAGGCAAGAAAATGACAAAGTTGGTACAGTTGCCACATATAGAGGTCCTTCTGAAGAATTTACAAGTGATAAATTTCTTTCAGAAGGCTTACTCGACTTCAATTTTGAGCAGCTGGAAAGCCAAACCACTAAACAAACAGACACCATACCTTCCAAAATTGGTGGGAAGAATGGCAGTGTAGCAAGGGAAAAGCTCCGTCGCTGGACTCCTTACCCTTCCCAGAAGACTCTGGATTTACagtcaggaatgaaagaagtcaCTGGTAACAAGTCAGAAATGATCGATAAGCCTTTGTTTGATTTTAGCTTGACAAACTCAAGAGCACAAGAGCCccaaatcaatgaaacaaataatTCCCCAACGCGGAAAACTCAAAGAGAAACACATACAGGATCTCTTAATCACAAAGCCGCTTCTGACTGCACTGCTTCCTATGAGGTGGCGAGAGAATGCCCCATTACAGAAAAACCTGAACAAGAGCATAACTTAAATAAGATACCATTATTAAAATCCCCACTCCTTCCAATTCCAGTCACTAAATCAGTTCCTCAAAAGCAAGAGCTAAAGAATCCCTCAAAAAATACCAAGAcgaattctttttttcctggagaaCACTCAACTCCCTTGAACAAACCCACTGTGGAAGACAATCATGGTCCTTCTTACATATCCAAATTGCGAAGTTCAGGTCCTCATGTTTCAAAAGGGAATAAAAGTATATTTGGCACTCAAAGGGAACCTGATGAAAATTTAAGTGATACGTTACAAAAAGCCAAAGAGGTGCTACAGTGTCATGAATCGTTGCAAAATCCACTTCTCAGCGCTTCTAAAAAGACCAGGAACTATGCAAAAGCAGATAGGAATGTAGAAGAATCTGAGAAAGGATCTTTGAAGATTGAGTTTCAAGTACACGCATTACAAGATGAAAGTGATGGGGAGATATCTGACACGGAAAAGCATGGAACGAAAATTGGAACCCTGGGTTCTGCAACTACAGAAGTTTTATCCTGCAGTGCTCACACTGCTGATGAGAAAGAGGGGGAAGACCAAAACCTGAACACATCTAGAAAACTATCCACTTCCCCATGTAGTTCGGCAGTTCCCCAGAAAGAATCTGAGTTACAAATGACATCTGCAGCCAGTCCACACTCCGGCTTACTGCTAGAGTTGAAAAGCTCTCTAGAAGATGCACAGGCTGATGACCCTGTAAAATCTCATGCACCTTATGAAACAGAAGGCTTTGAGAGCACGAGCTTGGATGCAGAGCTTCAAAAAAGCGATATGGGTCAGCCCTCAGGCCCCCTGCTGCCTGAACTGAGTAAGCTTGGCTTTCCTGCCTCGCTCCAGAGAGATCTAACCCGGCACATTAGTTTGAAGAGCAAAACTGGAGCACACCTGCCAGAGCCAAACCTCAATAGTGCTCGCCGCATTCGCAATATTAGTGGTCATCGAaagagtgagacagagaaggagTCTGGGCTAAAGCCAACCCTTCGGCAGATTCTAAATGCGTCTCGGAGAAATGTCAACTGGGAACAGGTCATTCAGCAAGTAACCAAGAAAAAGCAAGAGCTAGGCAAAGGCTTACCCAG gtTTGGCATAGAAATGGTGCCTCTAGTTCAAAATGAACAAGAGGTCTTGGATTTGGATGGGGAACCTGATTTGTCCAATCTAGAAGGATTCCACTGGGAAggtgtttccatttcttcatcccCTGGGTTGGCAAGGAAGCGAAGCCTTTCTGAGAGCAGCGTCATCATGGACAGGGCTCCTTCTGTGTATAGCTTCTTCAGTGAGGAAGGTACAGGCAAAGAAAATGAGCCGCAACAGATTTTTTCACCCAGTAACTCACTGAGGGCTGCACAGAGTCAAAAAACAACCATGGACCTCAAGCAGGAAGTGACACCTCTGGCTGCCTCCTTAAGAACAGGTGAAAGGGCTGAAAATGTTGCTACTCGACGGCGACATAGTGCACAGTTATCCTCTGACCATACAGTTCCTTTGATGCATttggcaaaagacctgaacagccAGGAGAGTTCTACATCACCGTCAGAGAATCAGAATGCCCAGGAGAGTAATGGAGAAGGAAACTCTTTATCATCAAATGCATCCTCAGCCCTTGCAGTCTCCAGTTTGGCAGATGCAGCCACAGATAGTAGCTGTACCTCTGGTGCTGAACAAAATGATAGTCAGAGTATTAGAAAGAAACGAAGAGCCACTGGA GATGGATCTTCTCCTGAACTCCCAAGtcttgagagaaaaaataaaagaaggaaaattaaaggaaaaaagg AACGTTCTCAGGTTGACCAGCTGCTGAATATTTCCTTAAGGGAGGAAGAACTAAGCAAATCGTTGCAGTGCATGGATAACAACCTTCTGCAAGCCCGTGCAGCCCTTCAGACAGCGTATGTTGAAGTTCAGAGATTACTTATGCTCAAGCAGCAG ataactATGGAGATGAGTGCACTGAGGACCCACAGAATACAGATTCTGCAGGGATTACAAG AAACATATGAACCTTCTGAGCGCCCAGACCAGGTTCCCTGTAGCCCTACACGAGAACAAAGGAAGAGTAGATCTCAAACATCTGCTGATGCCATGCTGCTGCCTACTCCCTTTTTCCCAGTTTTTCTGGAGCCTCCATCTTCTCATGTCTCTCCATCTCCTTTCCGAGTAACCACATCTCCTGCTTTCCAAGCCCATGGCGTGGTTCCCGCTCCAGACTCATCGGTTCAGATTAAACAAGAGCCCATGTCTCCTGAACAAGACGAGAATGTGAATGCTGTGTCACGAGGCTCTGTTTGCAATGCCTCCAAGGAATTACTGCAAGCCAATA GAGAGATCAATGACAGTTGTCCAGTTTATCCAGTTATTGCTGCAACGTTGTCCTTGTCAGAGCTAACAGAAAGTTTCCATGAGCCTAGCCAAGAACTGAAGTTTTCCGTGGAGCAGGGAAATgccagaaacagagaaaacattcCCTCTTCCCAATCAGCTGGTCTTCCTAGCATAAGTAAAGAAGACGAAGAGCCAGCCAAAGGTAACAGTGGGTCTGAAGCCTGTACCAGTTCTTTTCCAAGGTTGTCCTTTGCCTCAGAAACCCCTTTAGAGAAGGAGCCCCACTCTCCAGCTGACCAGCCTGAACAGCAGGCAGAGTCCACTCTGACATCAGCTGAAACTaggggaaacaagaaaaagaagaaactgaggaagaagaaaactctACGAGCTGCCCATGTTCCTGAGAACAGTGACACTGAACAGGACGTATTTTCTGCTAAGCCTGTGAGGAAAGTGAAAACTGGAAAGTCAACTAAAGGGGGGAAAGTCACAACCTCCACGTGGGAAGATAGCAGAACTGGCCCAGAACAAGAGAGTGTCAGAGATGAGCCGGATAGTGACTCATCTCTAGAAGTCCTAGAAATTCCTAATCCTCAGTTAGAAGTAGTAGCCATTGATTCTTCTGAATCTGGAGAAGAGAAACCAGACAGCCCATCTAAAAAGGATATTTGGAACTCCACAGAGCAAAATTTGATAGAAACTTCTCGTTCTGGTTGTGATGAAGTGAGCTCCACCAGTGAGATTGGCACACGTTATAAGGATGGCATCCCTGTAAG TGTGGCAGAAACTCAGACTGTGATCTCCTCCATAAAAGGATCAAAGAACTCCTCAG AAATATCTTCAGAGCCAGGAGATGATGATGAGCCCACAGAAGGGAGTTTTGAGGGGCACCAAGCTGCGGTGAATGCAATTCAGATATTTGGGAACTTACTGTATACCTGTTCAGCAGATAAAACTGTCCGAGCTTATAATCTGGTG AGTCGGAAGTGCATTGGTGTCTTTGAGGGTCATACCTCCAAAGTGAACTGCCTCCTGGTTACTCAAACCTCTGGGAAGAATGCTGCCCTTTACACTGGTTCCAGTGACCACACCATTCGCTGCTATAATGTTAAG ACACGAGAGTGTGTGGAGCAACTACAGCTGGAAGACCGGGTTCTCTGCCTCCACAGTAGGTGGCGAATCCTCTATGCAGGACTGGCAAATGGCACTGTGGTCACCTTCAACATAAAG AACAACAAACGACTTGAAATCTTTGAATGCCATGGCCCTCGGGCTGTCAGCTGTCTTGCCACAGCTCAGGAAGGCGCCCGAAAGCTGCTGGTTGTGGGGTCTTATGACTGCACCATTAGTGTACGTGATGCACGGAATGGACTCCTCCTTAGAACCCTGGAGGGCCACAGCAAAACCATTCTTTGCATGAAG GTGGTGAATGACCTTGTGTTCAGTGGCTCCAGCGATCAGTCAGTCCATGCCCACAACATCCAT ACTGGTGAGCTTGTACGGATCTATAAAGGTCACAATCATGCAGTGACTGTGGTGAACATCCTAGGAAAAGTGATGGTGACTGCTTGCCTGGATAAATTTGTTCGTGTCTACGAATTACAG TCCCATGATCGGTTGCAAGTTTATGGAGGACACAAAGACATGATTATGTGTATGACCATCCATAAAAGTATG ATTTATACTGGCTGTTATGATGGCAGTATTCAGTCCGTGAGGCTAAATCTGATGCAGAATTACCGCTGTTGG